TTTCCTTTTAACGGAAAGCTGTCACTGACCACTTCTTCCCTTGTCGGCTGGAAAACATTTTCGAAACTTTCATTTTCCCTGAACCTTTTTAACTTATTTTTACTTCCCACAACGTTGCTTTAATTATTTGGTAAAATTAAGGAAATATACAAGAACCCAATTCGTTTTACCTTGCGCTTTTCAAAAATCATTCAACCTTGGAAACCCACACCCGAAATATCCTTGTCGCCCCGCTGAATTGGGGGCTCGGCCACGCCACAAGATGCATCCCGATAATTAAGGCGTTACAGCAAAACGGTTTCCATCCCATTATTGCTTCAGATGGCAGCGCATTGGCTATGCTTAAAAAAGAGTTTACTGATGTAACCTGCCTCGAATTGCCTTCATACGAAATTGAATATGCCAAAAACGGCAACCATTTTAAGTGGAAAATGCTCAAGAACATGCCCACGATGATCGAAGCGGTACTGCAGGAAAAGAAAATCGTAAAGAAATGGGTGAAGCAATACGACCTTTATGGCATTATCTCGGACAACAGGCTTGGGGTTTTCAGCAAAAAAGTACCGTCGGTTTTCATTACGCACCAATTGAATGTGCTCACGGGGAATACCTCATGGCTGACGAGCAAGCTGCACCAGGCCGCGATTAAGAAATTTGACGAATGCTGGGTGCCCGATTTCCAGAAAAGCCCGAATTTAAGCGGAAAACTCGGGCATTTGGACAATCCTGATTTCAGGGTGAAATATATAGGTGCCTTGAGCCGGTTGAAAAAACTGGCCTTGCCAAAGAAATACGACTTGATGGTCATCCTTTCGGGGCCTGAACCGCAACGTACTTTTTTGGAGGAAAAACTTTTTGACGAAGTGCAGCGTTTTGACGGCAAAGTGGTCTTCATTAAGGGAAAAGTGGAACCAGAGCAGAAAATACTGGAATATTCAAATGTCACTTTCTATAATTTCATGACTTCGGAAGAGTTGGAAAAGACCTTCAATGAGAGCGAGATCGTCCTTTGCCGCTCGGGATATACAACGATCATGGACCTGTCCTTTTTATCAAAGAAGGCATTCTTCATCCCCACTCCCGGGCAATACGAACAGGAATATCTTGCGAAAAAACTCAAAAAAGAAGGGTTGGTACCGTACGCTAAACAACAGGATTTCAGGATTGAAAATGTAGTCGAAGCCAACTTATACCGCGGACTGAAACCGTGTGAAAATAAGAACAGCTGGAAACAGTTATTCGGACTTTTCGAGCGTGAATGAAAATTCAGACCCGATGCCGAACTGGCTTTCGATATAAATATTTTCATCATGCGCCTCGATGATGTGCTTCACGATGGATAATCCGAGCCCGGAGCCGCCTTCCGCCCTGGCACCGCTTTTATCGACGCGGTAAAATCGTTCGAATAACCTCGGAATGTGCTGCTTTTCTATGCCTTCACCATTATCATTCACACGGACGATGACTTTATTGTTGACTAAATCCTCAATCCCGACTTCGACAGAACCATCCTGTTTTCCATACTTTATCGCATTAACGATCAAATTCATCACGACTTGCTGGATCTTTTCGCGGTCGGCGATGACTTTTATTGCTTTAGGGTATTTGTTGTCAAAGGAAAGGATGATGTTTTTCTTTTCGGCTTTCATCTCAAGGAGATCAAAAACATTCTGTACCACTTCGACAATGTTGAATTCGGTCATGTTCAGGTTCAGGTTACCCGATTCCAATTTGGTAATCATGTCGAGATCCTGGACGATGAAAATCAATCGCTCCACCCCTTTTTCAGCGCGCTGCAGGTATTTCTTACGGATATTTTTATCGTCCATGGCCCCGTCAAGCAACGTCGAAAGATACCCCTGCACGGTAAAAAGGGGTGTTTTCAATTCGTGCGAAACATTGCCGAGAAATTCACGGCGGTATTCCTCACGCACTTTGAGTGTCTCGATTTCCATCTTCTTATCGGTGGCGAACTTCTTGACTTCGCGCGTCAGCGTAGCCATATCGGTACTGATCGATTGCTTCCGGAAGGTACTCGACTCAAGGAAAGACACGTCATCATAGATTTTTTTTACCCTTCGGTAAATGAAAACTTCCACCCGGTACTGGATTACGAAAAATGCGAAAATGTAAAGTGAAAATGCGAAAACAAGGCAAAAAGCAATCAGGTCGCTTCGATGTTGCTTAAAAAAGAAATACGCCAATATCGCTGCAAATCCTGTAGCAAACAACGTGACGTATAATGCCGATTTGACGGCAAACTTGTATGTTTTCTTAAAATTTAAACTCATTTTTGAAGTGGCAAAGTACCAAAGTTACAAAGTTGCAAAGTTTTTGGCACCGCTGAAACGTTAAACTTCAAATTTGTAGCCTACTCCTTTAATAGTCTTGAAAAAATCATCACCTATCTTCTCGCGGAGCTTGCGGATGTGCACATCGATGGTACGCCCGCCTACGATGACTTCATTGCCCCAGACCTTGTCCAGGATTTCCTCGCGCTTGAATACTTTTCCGGGTTTGGAAGCCAGTAAATAAAAGAGTTCAAATTCTTTCCTAGGCAAAACGATTTCAAGATCGTCCTTAATAATCTTGTATTCTTCGCGGTTGATTTCGATCCCTCCCACGTTGAGGGTTTCAGAATTGCGGTCTTCGTCCTTCAGCCTTCTTAATAAGGCCTTTACTTTACTGACCAGCAATTTCGGCTTGATCGGTTTTGTGATGTAATCGTCGGCACCGGCATCGAACCCGGCAACCTGCGAATAATCTTCGCTTCTCGCGGTCAGGAATGTGATTATCGTATGGGCAGTCTCAGGTGTTTTGCGGATAATTTCCGTAGCTTCCATACCGTCCATTTCCGGCATCATGACATCCATGATAATTAAATGGGGCAGTTCTTTTTTGGCTTTGGCCACAGCCTCACGACCATTACTGGCGGTGCTGATCTGGTAGCCTTCCTGCGACAGGTTATAGCCTACAATTTCCAATATATCTGCCTCATCATCAACCAACAAGATCTTAATGTCCTTTTTTTTCATATCGAAGTTTAAGCGATTTGCGAGTGTAAATGTAAATATAAAACAAAACGAAATGCTGTATTTACGGTTATTTAATCTCTTAACATTTTGATAATATGACAGCAACAGAAACGTAACAACGTATTAACGCAAAATTTACATCGCCGGAGTTCCTTTGCAGCAAATTTAAAAACCCTGAGATGAGAATCAGCCATTTGATTATTACATTGCTTTTTTGCGTTACGGCCTTCGCCCAGAATAAAGGTACGGTATCGGGAACCATTACCGATAAAGATATGAACAATGAAACGCTGCCGTTTGCCAGCGTCACACTTAAAGGTACGTCAATCGGGTCGAGCACAGATATTGAAGGGAAATACACCCTTACTGCACCGGAAGGCACCTATACTATGGTCATCAGTTTTGTGGGTTATGAAACCCAGGAAGTGGCCGTGACAGTAAAGCCGAATGAAAACATCGTAGTAGACAGGGCACTCGGAAGCGGAAGCGTCAAACTCGAAGATGTTGTCGTAACCCAGAACATCAACCGTGAAAAAGAAGCGGTGTTATTGCTCGAGCAGAAAAATGCCACGGTAATCAAGCAAAGCATCGGTGCGCAGGAATTGTCCAGGAAAGGCGTGAGCGATGTGGAAGAAGGCCTGACAAAAATCACGGGGATCACAAAAGTAGGGTCGCGGGGACTTTTCGTCCGCGGATTGGAAGACCGATATAATAATTTACTGATAAACGGTCTGGCGGTTCCATCAAACAATCCGTTCCGGAAAATCATCCCGCTGGATTTGTTCCCGACGGATATCGTAAGTGCGATCGACGTTTACAAGACTTTCAATACCGATATTTATGGGGACTTTTCAGGAGGTACCTTTAATATCGGCACTTCAAAAGGAGGTAAAAGCATCACGAAGCTGAGCGTTGGTTTTGGCTATACGACAGACAACAACCTTTCGGACTTCAGCATGGCTGCAGATGCTAACGGATTTAAGGGTTTTATGGGGCTCACCGGAAAAGACCGCAAGTTGCCCGGGATTTTCGGAAATGCGCCGGTCAAGCGTCCGTTGGGAGGGCAGGAGTCCTTGGCGTCATTCAAGTCAGGATTTGATGTCGACACTAAAACGAGCCCGCTGAACAGCAGCATCGGCATATTGCACGGAGAGAAATTCACCTTGAAAAACGATGCTAAAATGTCCTATTTATTTTCGCTGAATTTTGAAAACAGTTATAAAGTAAGGGAAGGACTGGACAGGACCGTATTTGGAACTTCTTACGAAGACACTCCGACACCTACAGGCCAGTTTGACAACAACTTCACCAAAAAAAGTTTTGACTACGAAACCAATACTTCCGCATTGATAGGCTTAAATTACAAAACCGATGCCTGGGATCTTGGCATGAATATATTCTATTTAAGGAACACTGTAAGTTCAATCCAGGACCAGTTGGGTGTTTCAAACGCAGAATTGCAAAATCCGGATCACTTCTTCAGGACAAACCAATTGGACCAATCTGACTACCTGACGGCACAGCTTACCGGAAAATACAACCTCACCAAGGACAAAAACCAAACCCTTAAAAGTGGCGTGTCATTCACAAAAACCTCTTACCAGCAGCCTGACAGGAAATTCCTCGAAGGGACCAGGGAAGGAGACAACCTGGTGATGTCCTATGGCGGTAACGACCTGCTTCGCCAGTATTTCGATATCTCG
This genomic stretch from Flavobacterium pallidum harbors:
- a CDS encoding sensor histidine kinase; amino-acid sequence: MSLNFKKTYKFAVKSALYVTLFATGFAAILAYFFFKQHRSDLIAFCLVFAFSLYIFAFFVIQYRVEVFIYRRVKKIYDDVSFLESSTFRKQSISTDMATLTREVKKFATDKKMEIETLKVREEYRREFLGNVSHELKTPLFTVQGYLSTLLDGAMDDKNIRKKYLQRAEKGVERLIFIVQDLDMITKLESGNLNLNMTEFNIVEVVQNVFDLLEMKAEKKNIILSFDNKYPKAIKVIADREKIQQVVMNLIVNAIKYGKQDGSVEVGIEDLVNNKVIVRVNDNGEGIEKQHIPRLFERFYRVDKSGARAEGGSGLGLSIVKHIIEAHDENIYIESQFGIGSEFSFTLEKSE
- a CDS encoding TonB-dependent receptor, translated to MRISHLIITLLFCVTAFAQNKGTVSGTITDKDMNNETLPFASVTLKGTSIGSSTDIEGKYTLTAPEGTYTMVISFVGYETQEVAVTVKPNENIVVDRALGSGSVKLEDVVVTQNINREKEAVLLLEQKNATVIKQSIGAQELSRKGVSDVEEGLTKITGITKVGSRGLFVRGLEDRYNNLLINGLAVPSNNPFRKIIPLDLFPTDIVSAIDVYKTFNTDIYGDFSGGTFNIGTSKGGKSITKLSVGFGYTTDNNLSDFSMAADANGFKGFMGLTGKDRKLPGIFGNAPVKRPLGGQESLASFKSGFDVDTKTSPLNSSIGILHGEKFTLKNDAKMSYLFSLNFENSYKVREGLDRTVFGTSYEDTPTPTGQFDNNFTKKSFDYETNTSALIGLNYKTDAWDLGMNIFYLRNTVSSIQDQLGVSNAELQNPDHFFRTNQLDQSDYLTAQLTGKYNLTKDKNQTLKSGVSFTKTSYQQPDRKFLEGTREGDNLVMSYGGNDLLRQYFDISNDFYFSAMAEYALKFGKGEDKNQVFTFGYNGNASMSESSYRFVGSYDRGVGIFTLPLNNIDATVALDLANERFYFEESSNAQYRVKLMESTNAAYANILYHFGEKWELNAGLRGEMAMRETKFRRNGSFDQKFEKKTFDKFYALPSVNVKYALSDRANLRLATGITYTKPVQIEALAISYLNADGTSINGNPNLVNSDNYNVDFKYEIFPTSKEMFAVGVFGKKINNAIERNFQSTASGFITTYFNTGDATLYGAELEFIFDFARISKSLSDLSWGFNTSLMQTHVKANEYVVNNTEDAELVKSSETHRERDLQGASKWLVNTDLKYQFNLGKEWSNTVSAVYSVFGKRIFSVGSKPFDHIYELPLSKLDLVWSSKVNEHLDFKFSADNILNPKVKFELGENSNTNFVESSRILQDYKRGVGFSLGFSYTF
- a CDS encoding glycosyltransferase; this encodes METHTRNILVAPLNWGLGHATRCIPIIKALQQNGFHPIIASDGSALAMLKKEFTDVTCLELPSYEIEYAKNGNHFKWKMLKNMPTMIEAVLQEKKIVKKWVKQYDLYGIISDNRLGVFSKKVPSVFITHQLNVLTGNTSWLTSKLHQAAIKKFDECWVPDFQKSPNLSGKLGHLDNPDFRVKYIGALSRLKKLALPKKYDLMVILSGPEPQRTFLEEKLFDEVQRFDGKVVFIKGKVEPEQKILEYSNVTFYNFMTSEELEKTFNESEIVLCRSGYTTIMDLSFLSKKAFFIPTPGQYEQEYLAKKLKKEGLVPYAKQQDFRIENVVEANLYRGLKPCENKNSWKQLFGLFERE
- a CDS encoding response regulator transcription factor, with the protein product MKKKDIKILLVDDEADILEIVGYNLSQEGYQISTASNGREAVAKAKKELPHLIIMDVMMPEMDGMEATEIIRKTPETAHTIITFLTARSEDYSQVAGFDAGADDYITKPIKPKLLVSKVKALLRRLKDEDRNSETLNVGGIEINREEYKIIKDDLEIVLPRKEFELFYLLASKPGKVFKREEILDKVWGNEVIVGGRTIDVHIRKLREKIGDDFFKTIKGVGYKFEV